From a single Nicotiana tomentosiformis chromosome 2, ASM39032v3, whole genome shotgun sequence genomic region:
- the LOC104104550 gene encoding uncharacterized protein At4g04980-like — translation MLLFFFPLLQYFNHIYYYIIIIQQFLASSNIISGFSIVKTKKVDLVQSLFYFLLLSFSSILYKTCHYSLEMAIGACFGVAPFFSRRKHSTIFEEEDMKETKKRPVLEKNKTPAIAISKSFKSTKGSTVRNSCRVAGNFIIMTELRNKILTLRDLLDLSPCIGSASVNELLILTLKDLQQLYPSINPSISLSKIDGASMHQALQCFFDTIISIGEMWTGNDEWMVKCKEDSFSKLDNLEYYGVLLLEDMIKLASERMFDMMDDDEDDDDRIRDECPSFNTFGRVLSESYSSAKSSLSSTPVTPTSVLPGLMSNASKKNTKASYSPPLLLPLRVQAVGKLNPIDVKRLSFHMFPHVAAQDPNFVGQITSTEAKKDSEVKAKDDHEFGQDCEMTDMLDILLTSMDDESENKGTYKTGAKNTPVSGHVTLDVLLPPSSLPSSRAEPQSPLTLSLKVIDSQKTASPLQISLHSVDKDISTPSSPLAQSQPLQLSTNQSSTFAPAVPQPPPPPPPPPVPTSSVNAEGSQTAPLLAQLSGAPLPPPPPMTSINVATPQPPMKTLSAHPPPPPPPPMIRKEITLPPPPPPPPMIRKEITHPPPPPPPPMTSGNGAAPPPPPPPMGSKVIAPPPPPPPMGSKVTAPAPPPPPVTSNGRMPAPPPPMPMGKGAAPPPPPGFAGVRNLGPRKAATKLKRSSQMGNLYRLLKGKVEGSSLDGKAKGRKGKVGGAAPTGGKQGMADALAEMTKRSAYHQQIEEDVRVHAKTIKEMKTAIASFQTSDMSELIKFHKTVESHLEKLTDESQVLARFEDFPTKKLEALRMAAALHTKLDSIAKTLQNWPIVPPVGQLLEKAENYFNKIKGEMDTLERTKDEESKKFISHKIHFDFGILVRIKELMVDVSSNCMELTLKERREIKQKENEGAGPKIDGHKKGSAKLLWKAFQFAFRVYTFAGGQDDRADMLTRELAQEIETDPNPEA, via the exons ATGCTCTTGTTCTTCTTCCCCCTCCTGCAATATTTTAATCATATCTATTATTACATTATTATCATTCAACAATTTCTTGCGTCATCAAATATTATTTCTGGTTTTTCAATTGTCAAAACCAAGAAAGTTGACCTGGTACAatcattattttatttcttattgttgtctttttcttcaattttgtATAAAACTTGTCATTACTCGTTAGAAATGGCAATTGGGGCATGTTTTGGCGTGGCTCCTTTCTTTTCTCGCAGGAAGCATAGTACAATATTTGAg GAAGAGGACATGAAAGAGACAAAGAAAAGACCTGTtcttgaaaaaaataaaacaCCTGCTATCGCAATATCAAAAAGTTTTAAATCAACAAAAGGTTCCACAGTGCGCAATTCATGTAGAGTAGCAGGAAACTTCATAATAATGACTGAGCTTCGGAACAAGATCCTCACCTTGAGAGACTTGCTTGACTTGTCTCCTTGTATTGGCTCTGCATCTGTAAATGAG CTACTGATTTTGACGCTGAAAGATCTGCAACAATTGTATCCTTCAATCAATCCATCTATTTCTTTGTCAAAAATTGATGGAGCATCGATGCATCAG GCACTGCAATGCTTTTTTGATACTATCATATCAATTGGGGAAATGTGGACAGGCAATGATGAGTGGATGGTCAAATGCAAGGAGGATTCATTCAGTAAACTAGACAATTTAGAATACTATG GAGTGTTATTGCTCGAAGACATGATTAAGCTAGCGAGTGAAAGGATGTTCGATATGATGGATGATGATGAGGATGACGATGACCGGATAAGAGATGAATGTCCATCATTCAACACATTTGGAAGGGTTCTTTCTGAATCTTACTCGAGCGCCAAATCCTCCCTCTCGAGCACTCCAGTCACCCCAACTTCAGTTCTTCCTGGGTTAATGAGCAATGCTTCAAAGAAGAATACAAAGGCATCATACTCTCCACCTCTTCTTCTGCCACTCAGGGTTCAAGCAGTTGGCAAGCTGAATCCTATTGATGTAAAGCGCCTCTCTTTCCACATGTTCCCTCATGTAGCAGCTCAAGATCCAAATTTTGTGGGTCAGATAACAAGCACAGAAGCAAAGAAAGATTCTGAAGTGAAAGCCAAAGATGATCATGAATTTGGGCAAGATTGTGAAATGACAGACATGCTGGATATTCTACTGACTAGTATGGATGATGAATCAGAAAATAAAGGAACATATAAAACTGGTGCTAAAAATACACCAGTGTCAGGACATGTTACCTTGGATGTGCTTTTACCTCCTTCATCGCTTCCTTCATCGCGAGCAGAGCCACAATCACCGCTCACTTTATCATTGAAGGTCATAGACTCACAAAAAACAGCATCTCCTCTGCAGATTTCTTTGCACTCAGTAGATAAGGATATATCAACACCATCATCACCATTGGCCCAGTCACAGCCCCTACAATTATCAACGAACCAGTCATCTACTTTTGCACCAGCCGTGCCACAACCACCACCTCCACCGCCGCCACCACCAGTACCCACTTCATCGGTGAATGCAGAAGGGTCACAGACTGCACCATTGTTAGCACAACTAAGTGGTGCTCCACTGCCTCCTCCTCCTCCCATGACATCAATTAATGTAGCGACACCACAACCGCCTATGAAAACATTATCTGCacacccaccaccaccaccaccacctcccatgataagaaaagaaataacacttccacctccaccaccaccacctcccatgataagaaaagaaataacacatccacctccaccaccaccacctccCATGACATCAGGAAATGGAGCGGCACCTCCACCACCTCCACCTCCCATGGGATCAAAGGTTATTGCACCTCCACCACCCCCACCTCCCATGGGATCAAAGGTTACGGCACCtgcacccccacctccaccagtGACTTCAAATGGAAGAATGCCAGCACCACCTCCACCCATGCCAATGGGAAAAGGAGCTGCACCTCCACCACCACCAGGGTTTGCAGGTGTCAGGAACCTAGGACCTAGGAAAGCAGCCACTAAATTGAAGAGATCATCCCAAATGGGAAATCTTTATCGGCTTCTCAAGGGTAAAGTTGAAGGATCTAGTTTAGATGGTAAAGCAAAGGGGAGAAAGGGAAAAGTTGGTGGTGCTGCACCCACAGGAGGCAAACAGGGAATGGCTGATGCATTAGCAGAGATGACAAAGAG GTCAGCATACCACCAACAAATTGAAGAGGATGTTAGAGTACATGCAAAAACAATCAAGGAGATGAAAACAGCCATTGCCTCTTTCCAAACATCAGATATGTCTGAGCTTATTAAGTTCCACAAAACTGTAGAATCCCACCTAGAGAAACTAACGGATGAATCTCAG GTGCTAGCAAGGTTCGAAGATTTTCCTACAAAGAAGTTGGAAGCATTGAGGATGGCAGCAGCACTTCATACCAAGTTAGATTCAATAGCCAAAACTCTACAGAATTGGCCAATAGTCCCACCTGTTGGACAACTTCTTGAAAAAGCTGAGAATTACTTCAACAAG ATCAAAGGAGAAATGGACACACTGGAACGAACAAAAGATGAAGAATCCAAGAAATTTATAAGCCATAAAATCCACTTTGATTTTGGCATCCTTGTGCGTATCAAAGAATTGATGGTGGATGTTTCCTCAAACTGTATGGAACTGACTTTGAAG GAGAGGAGAGAAATAAAGCAAAAGGAAAATGAAGGAGCTGGACCGAAAATTGATGGTCACAAAAAGGGATCAGCTAAACTTCTTTGGAAGGCCTTCCAATTTGCATTCAGAGTCTATACTTTTGCTGGTGGCCAAGATGATCGTGCTGACATGTTGACAAGGGAATTGGCTCAAGAAATCGAGACAGATCCTAATCCAGAGGCATAA
- the LOC104093569 gene encoding COP1-interacting protein 7 has translation MDSRTLLDYALLKLTPTRTRCDLVVFSGGKSEKLASGLVEPFISHLQFAKDQIPKGGYSITMRPPSTHAYWFTKSTFQRFVRFVSTPEILERFMRLEREISQIESSIQSNECSNGNSEEGSSPANSETTRRSNDSFKAKSETEEANNAAPKENSKIRLQRLMDTRKALLRKEQAMAYARATVAGFEIDQLDDLLQFANSFGALRLREACVDFKELYKQKHTDGQWMDEVAAMKACSPAELSYLGNQGVILAYDNSGSLDSSDSKESTNSNGVRDENLPASEPSMSAKAQMQMPWQNQIPPYMYNFHGPAQQIPYAGMHPLQYYPAHMQWPQSVNGSTNGPVRDSRRRSKKEKEHDSLEDDEQTESSASDSGTDSDEVRKHEKNHSSRENSHTKKHKKKSSKTVVIRNINYITSNRKNEEKDGSSYDSSSAESLLLDEDSIKEQVDDAVAILEKRRNSRARRNKNESNGYGETDLNEGVSPKTSEKAKGNEAWGAFQNILMSCEESSMNGVSDPLNFQDEGCGIKNSGDGVSFKISNGAELGSEKVRREHLTTDDSLLMTKNHEQSGTKVSMVDFANGEDMRPSLKKGVCEDEHLLFSHKEPSGGSALGTLSDFGAESSTIRNSKGEDWFVVNHSGSSETQEAKQIIFDNDSSTSMQKSSSHTESERAAPIDDSFMVQSQPSFDDHYNSQWKTDISMDADMLAAENADPVASKAKVCTSAASQPDDLCVVLARDPSLDPVEASWQPQLDFGMEASFMGIEKKSSAVEVNSSTEENAPAKSKGTSKKEGPAKTGKDARSKVSGGSLSRSRIDALAKSKKMSPSNKLTTQKSKLDREEEMRKRMEELVIERQKRIAERTAAKGSGSAASKKVPAGSKTVSSKISTSSKVHTLPVQVKH, from the exons ATGGATTCCAGGACCCTTCTTGATTATGCTCTGTTGAAGCTTACCCCAACTAGAACAAG ATGTGATCTTGTGGTGTTTTCTGGGGGAAAAAGTGAGAAATTGGCTTCTGGGTTGGTGGAACCCTTCATTTCTCACTTGCAATTTGCTAAAGATCAGATTCCAAAAGGTGGCTATTCAATCACTATGCGTCCACCCTCTACTCATGCCTACTGGTTCACCAAATCCACATTCCAAAG ATTTGTACGCTTCGTAAGTACACCTGAAATTCTTGAGAGGTTTATGCGTTTGGAACGAGAGATTTCACAGATCGAGAGTTCCATTCAATCCAATGAATGCTCCAATGGCAATTCAGAGGAAG GAAGCTCACCAGCTAATAGCGAGACCACGAGGAGATCAAATGATTCCTTCAAG GCAAAAAGTGAAACCGAAGAAGCTAATAATGCTGCACCAAAAGAAAACTCCAA GATTCGGCTTCAGCGTCTCATGGATACCCGAAAAGCATTACTTCGGAAAGAACAGGCCATGGCTTATGCACGTGCAACAGTTGCTGGCTTTGAGATAGACCAACTGGATGATCTACTACAGTTTGCTAATTCTTTTGGTGCCTTACGTCTTAG GGAAGCATGTGTTGACTTCAAGGAACTTTACAAGCAAAAGCACACAGATGGCCAATGGATGGATGAGGTGGCTGCAATGAAGGCATGCTCCCCAGCAGAGCTGTCCTACTTGGGAAATCAAGGTGTTATTCTTGCATATGACAATAGTGGCTCTTTGGATAGTTCTGACTCGAAggaatcaacaaattcaaatGGTGTCAGAG ATGAGAATCTTCCTGCATCAGAGCCGTCCATGTCAGCAAAAGCTCAGATGCAGATGCCATGGCAGAATCAGATTCCTCCGTATATGTACAACTTTCATGGTCCAGCTCAACAGATTCCTTATGCTGGCATGCATCCTTTACAGTATTATCCAGCACATATGCAGTGGCCACAAAGTGTAAATGGCTCAACCAATGGTCCTGTTCGAGACTCTCGCAGACGATCAAAGAAGGAGAAAGAACATGACagtttagaagatgatgaacaaaCTGAGTCCAGTGCCTCTGATTCTGGAACTGATTCAGATGAAGTTAGGAAGCATGAGAAAAACCATTCTTCAAGGGAGAACTCACATACTAAAAAACAcaagaagaaatcctcaaaaaCAGTTGTAATCCGCAATATCAATTATATCACTTCCAATAGAAAGAATGAGGAAAAGGATGGTTCCTCTTATGATTCTTCTTCAGCTGAATCTCTTTTACTCGATGAAGATTCTATTAAAGAGCAGGTAGATGATGCTGTTGCAATACTGGAGAAACGTCGCAACTCAAGAGCACGAAGGAACAAGAATGAATCAAATGGTTATGGCGAAACGGACCTAAATGAGGGTGTGTCGCCAAAGACATCTGAGAAAGCAAAAGGAAATGAGGCATGGGGTGCATTCCAGAATATTCTGATGAGTTGTGAGGAGTCAAGTATGAATGGGGTAAGCGATCCTTTGAACTTCCAGGATGAAGGCTGTGGGATAAAAAATTCTGGTGACGGGGTTTCATTCAAAATTAGCAATGGTGCGGAATTGGGATCTGAGAAGGTCAGAAGAGAGCATCTGACAACTGATGATTCTCTTCTCATGACTAAAAATCATGAACAAAGTGGCACAAAGGTTAGCATGGTAGATTTTGCCAATGGTGAGGATATGCGGCCAAGTTTGAAGAAAGGAGTTTGTGAAGATGAGCATCTTCTATTTTCGCACAAAGAACCATCAGGGGGAAGTGCATTGGGAACTCTGTCTGATTTTGGTGCTGAATCCTCCACTATTAGAAATAGTAAGGGGGAAGATTGGTTTGTTGTCAACCACTCTGGCAGTTCAGAAACTCAAGAGGCTAAGCAAATAATATTTGACAATGACAGTAGCACGTCAATGCAGAAAAGTTCCTCTCACACCGAAAGTGAAAGAGCTGCTCCGATTGATGATTCTTTCATGGTACAATCTCAACCATCTTTTGATGATCATTATAACTCTCAGTGGAAAACAGATATTAGCATGGACGCAGACATGCTTGCCGCAGAAAACGCTGATCCAGTTGCATCAAAAGCCAAGGTTTGTACATCTGCGGCCAGTCAACCTGATGACCTCTGTGTGGTGCTTGCAAGAGACCCAAGTTTGGATCCCGTTGAGGCATCTTGGCAACCACAGTTGGATTTTGGGATGGAAGCTTCTTTCATGGGAATTGAGAAAAAATCTTCTGCTGTTGAGGTAAATAGTTCTACTGAAGAAAATGCTCCTGCAAAAAGTAAAGGCACAAGTAAGAAGGAAGGTCCTGCAAAGACCGGAAAAGATGCAAGGTCTAAAGTCTCCGGGGGATCCTTGTCAAGGAGCAGGATTGATGCTTTAGCGAAGAGCAAGAAGATGTCTCCTTCTAACAAGCTGACAACCCAGAAGAGTAAATTAGATCGG GAGGAAGAAATGCGCAAGAGAATGGAAGAATTAGTGATTGAGAGACAGAAAAGAATCGCGGAAAGAACAGCAGCTAAGGGTTCAGGTTCAGCAGCTTCCAAGAAAGTGCCAGCAGGAAGTAAGACAGTTTCCTCAAAGATATCAACTTCATCCAAAGTTCACACATTACCAGTACAGGTCAAGCACTAA